One genomic region from Blastococcus sp. Marseille-P5729 encodes:
- a CDS encoding MerR family transcriptional regulator, with translation MFTIKRAAALIGVTEGTLRAWERRYGVVQPKRTPSGYRMYDADAVRVLMAMKNLIDSGWAVRAAAEQAAGLDSARGASGGGSAPLPALEDHDALLGPARSLDAAELSALLDQHFARAAFETVVDHWLLPSLKRMGEAWATGELSVAGEHFVSAAVNRRLAAAYDAAGDNALGPRVALGLPPEDRHDLGLLSFAVAARRVGLATRYLGADVPVRAWKYAVEPGEISCALLAMPTLRTAAAVPAVVDAIETVRPGLLIAVGGAHQGLAPDRCIRLGHQIGPGAIALAELLSPSPANQT, from the coding sequence ATGTTCACTATCAAACGCGCTGCAGCGCTGATCGGCGTCACCGAGGGGACGCTTCGTGCCTGGGAGCGCCGATACGGGGTCGTTCAACCGAAGCGCACCCCGTCCGGCTACCGGATGTACGACGCGGATGCCGTGCGCGTTCTCATGGCAATGAAGAACCTGATCGACAGCGGCTGGGCGGTTCGAGCTGCTGCCGAACAGGCCGCGGGGCTGGACAGCGCGCGTGGTGCATCCGGGGGAGGCAGCGCGCCGCTGCCGGCCCTGGAGGACCACGACGCGTTGCTCGGGCCGGCGCGATCATTGGATGCTGCTGAGCTGTCGGCACTGCTGGATCAGCACTTCGCCCGCGCGGCGTTCGAGACCGTGGTTGACCACTGGCTGCTGCCGTCGCTGAAGCGGATGGGCGAGGCGTGGGCAACGGGGGAGCTCAGCGTCGCTGGTGAGCACTTCGTCTCGGCCGCGGTCAATCGACGGTTGGCCGCGGCGTATGACGCCGCTGGCGACAACGCGCTGGGCCCGCGCGTGGCGCTCGGCCTGCCGCCAGAGGACCGTCACGACCTGGGCTTGTTGAGCTTCGCGGTAGCGGCCCGCCGCGTCGGACTGGCGACGCGCTACCTCGGCGCCGACGTCCCGGTGCGGGCCTGGAAGTACGCGGTAGAGCCCGGTGAGATCTCCTGTGCGCTGCTGGCCATGCCGACACTGCGCACGGCGGCGGCCGTCCCCGCGGTCGTGGACGCGATCGAGACGGTTCGGCCGGGACTGCTCATTGCGGTCGGTGGCGCTCATCAGGGCCTGGCACCGGACCGCTGTATTCGGCTCGGGCACCAGATCGGGCCGGGGGCTATTGCCCTCGCTGAGCTACTTTCCCCGTCACCGGCGAACCAGACCTGA
- a CDS encoding polyprenyl synthetase family protein, with amino-acid sequence MSLQEQIDDLITPAAGLGGLSADRAMLTLALRLGTEGGKRFRPWLFTTVHDRLRRPGLAPRADTVDRVAAALELVHTAFVIHDDVIDNDDMRRGRTSVPGLFGASDPALGSNYSRAGGILTGDLALVAAVRGLATCGATGSVTDALLELLDATMHDSAAGELGDVRMALDDQLPGLAEALAVTELKTAAYSFVLPMQAGAILGEAEPGAIAQVGEVGRMLGNAFQLRDDLLGTFGDEATIGKDPLGDLREGKRTPLIVHASRTRHWWRIEPHLGDSTIGPTEGERVRRALLEAGSVDFIEGLIDEYVRRARTLAEPLGLDACIVDRLSIGGRTLAQPADDVGVA; translated from the coding sequence ATGAGCTTGCAGGAGCAGATCGACGATCTGATCACACCCGCAGCCGGGCTCGGCGGGCTGTCCGCGGACCGCGCAATGCTCACGCTCGCACTGCGATTGGGCACCGAGGGCGGAAAGCGCTTCCGGCCGTGGCTGTTCACCACGGTGCACGACCGCCTGCGTCGTCCCGGCCTGGCACCGCGCGCGGATACCGTCGACCGCGTCGCTGCCGCGCTCGAGCTCGTGCACACCGCCTTCGTGATTCACGACGACGTCATCGATAACGACGACATGCGCCGCGGCCGCACCAGCGTGCCTGGCCTTTTCGGTGCCTCCGACCCGGCCCTCGGCTCGAACTACTCGCGCGCCGGCGGCATCCTCACCGGCGACCTCGCCCTGGTCGCGGCCGTGCGGGGGCTGGCCACCTGCGGCGCCACAGGATCGGTGACGGACGCGCTGCTGGAGCTGTTGGACGCCACGATGCACGACTCCGCGGCGGGAGAGCTCGGTGACGTGCGGATGGCGTTGGATGACCAGCTGCCCGGTCTGGCCGAGGCACTCGCCGTGACGGAGCTGAAGACCGCCGCGTACTCCTTCGTCCTGCCGATGCAGGCCGGCGCGATCCTGGGCGAGGCCGAGCCCGGTGCGATCGCGCAGGTCGGTGAGGTCGGTCGCATGCTGGGCAACGCCTTCCAGCTGCGGGACGACCTGCTGGGCACCTTCGGTGACGAGGCGACCATCGGAAAGGACCCGCTCGGCGACCTGCGCGAAGGCAAGCGCACGCCGCTGATCGTGCACGCATCACGCACCAGGCACTGGTGGCGCATCGAGCCCCACCTCGGCGACTCGACCATCGGCCCGACCGAGGGCGAGCGGGTGCGCCGCGCCTTGCTGGAGGCCGGATCGGTTGACTTCATCGAGGGCCTGATCGATGAGTACGTGCGGCGCGCGAGAACGCTCGCAGAGCCGCTCGGCCTGGACGCCTGCATCGTGGACCGACTCAGCATCGGAGGACGGACTCTCGCCCAGCCCGCGGACGATGTCGGTGTGGCATGA
- the crtI gene encoding phytoene desaturase family protein yields MRRATSSPPGPDGARGRVCVIGGGIAGLATAALLAADGWTVELLEQRSELGGRAGSWSADGFRFDTGPSWYLMPEVFEHFFNLLGTSAAQTLDLRRLDPGYRVFFEGESDPVDIRAGREANITTFERVEPGAGAALEAYLDSADEAYRIAVQHFLYTSYQQGTDLLRGDLLRRAHRLLPLLVRSLDRHVAGRFSDRRLRQILGYPAVFLGGSPQRIPALYHLMSRMDLDDAVLYPYGGFTTLIDAVADLARRHGVTVRTGVTVTGIETAPRAPQRRLARTTARVRGVRYRDMEGNTGHSDADVVVGAIDLHHLETQLLPRELQTYPESYWRRRDPGPGAVLIYLGVRGELPQLAHHSMFFTRDWQANFDDVLGKTRKVPEPASSYVCRPSATDPTVAPDGSENLFVLVPVPADIGLGRGGPARTGDAVIESIADAAIGQIAHWAGIPDLADRIVVRRTVGPGDFAADLNAWSGGALGPGHSLRQSAFFRTGNASKKVDGLLYSGSTTIPGIGLPMCLISAELVLKRLRGNRTGGAITGPVVDDGVPDGRGLR; encoded by the coding sequence ATGCGCCGCGCGACGTCCTCACCGCCTGGGCCGGACGGCGCCCGCGGCCGGGTCTGCGTCATCGGCGGCGGGATCGCAGGACTGGCCACCGCCGCGCTGCTGGCGGCCGACGGCTGGACGGTGGAGCTGCTGGAGCAACGCAGCGAGCTCGGAGGCCGCGCGGGCTCCTGGTCCGCGGACGGGTTCCGGTTCGACACCGGGCCGTCTTGGTACCTGATGCCCGAGGTATTCGAGCACTTCTTCAATCTCCTCGGCACCTCGGCCGCGCAGACGCTCGACCTGCGACGGCTCGATCCCGGCTACCGCGTGTTCTTCGAAGGCGAGAGCGACCCCGTAGACATCCGTGCTGGACGCGAGGCCAACATCACGACCTTCGAACGGGTCGAGCCCGGCGCTGGCGCCGCGCTGGAGGCCTATCTCGATTCCGCCGACGAGGCTTATCGGATCGCGGTGCAGCACTTCCTCTACACCAGCTACCAGCAAGGCACCGATCTGCTGCGCGGCGACCTGCTGCGCCGTGCGCACCGGCTGCTTCCGTTGCTGGTGCGCAGCCTCGACCGGCACGTCGCGGGCCGGTTCTCCGACCGGCGGCTCCGTCAGATACTCGGGTACCCGGCGGTGTTCCTCGGTGGTTCGCCGCAGCGGATCCCGGCGTTGTACCACCTGATGAGCCGGATGGACCTCGACGACGCCGTGCTCTACCCGTACGGCGGATTCACGACGCTCATCGACGCGGTCGCAGACCTCGCGCGACGCCACGGGGTCACCGTGCGCACCGGTGTCACAGTGACCGGCATCGAGACGGCCCCCCGGGCGCCGCAGCGACGGCTCGCCCGCACGACCGCGCGGGTCCGTGGGGTGAGGTACCGAGACATGGAAGGGAACACCGGCCACAGCGACGCCGACGTGGTGGTCGGCGCGATCGACCTGCACCACCTCGAGACGCAGCTCCTGCCGCGCGAGCTGCAGACCTACCCCGAGTCGTACTGGCGCCGACGCGATCCCGGTCCTGGAGCGGTCCTCATCTACCTCGGCGTTCGCGGTGAGCTCCCGCAGCTCGCGCACCACTCGATGTTCTTCACCCGGGACTGGCAGGCGAACTTCGATGACGTACTCGGCAAGACCCGGAAGGTGCCCGAGCCGGCGTCATCCTATGTGTGCCGCCCCTCGGCCACGGACCCGACAGTCGCCCCGGACGGCAGCGAGAACCTCTTCGTGCTGGTTCCGGTACCCGCGGATATCGGTCTCGGTCGCGGCGGGCCGGCACGGACCGGAGATGCGGTGATCGAGAGCATCGCAGACGCGGCCATCGGACAGATTGCCCACTGGGCGGGCATTCCCGACCTCGCCGACCGGATCGTCGTCCGTCGCACGGTCGGGCCGGGCGACTTCGCCGCTGACCTGAACGCCTGGTCCGGCGGTGCGCTGGGCCCGGGCCACTCGTTGCGTCAGAGTGCCTTCTTCCGCACCGGGAACGCATCGAAGAAGGTCGATGGCCTGCTCTACTCGGGATCTACGACCATTCCGGGCATCGGTCTACCGATGTGCCTGATCAGCGCAGAACTGGTGCTCAAACGGCTCCGCGGTAACCGTACGGGCGGCGCGATCACCGGCCCCGTCGTCGACGACGGCGTCCCTGACGGGCGGGGGCTCCGATGA
- a CDS encoding lycopene cyclase domain-containing protein, protein MSLLYLGALIVSTVCMGLVDRRWRLFLFDRPRVALLSVAIGFVLFLTWDLVAIALQIYAKGESDGMSGIEVLPELPLEELFFITFLCYIAGVLHGLATRIVEHRSQRKVSER, encoded by the coding sequence ATGAGCCTGCTCTATCTCGGTGCGCTGATCGTGTCGACGGTCTGCATGGGGCTGGTCGATCGGCGCTGGCGGTTGTTCCTGTTCGATCGTCCGCGAGTCGCTCTGCTGAGCGTGGCCATCGGGTTCGTGCTGTTCCTGACGTGGGACCTCGTCGCCATAGCGCTGCAGATCTACGCCAAGGGCGAGTCCGACGGCATGTCAGGGATCGAGGTCCTTCCCGAGCTTCCGCTGGAGGAGCTGTTCTTCATCACCTTCCTCTGCTACATCGCCGGGGTGCTGCACGGGCTGGCCACCCGCATCGTCGAGCACCGCTCCCAGCGGAAGGTGAGCGAACGATGA
- a CDS encoding lycopene cyclase domain-containing protein — MTYLALAGMFLSATLLALAVAAVLRRPDRSWWLATGLTAVVMMALTAVFDSLMIAADLFRFDENQLTGIYIGLAPIEDFTWPLAAVALISAIRLLGSPSEAQPARSRSRGMQGTPAARKR, encoded by the coding sequence ATGACCTACCTCGCGTTAGCCGGCATGTTCCTGTCCGCGACGTTGCTGGCGCTAGCCGTCGCCGCAGTGCTGCGCCGTCCAGACCGGTCGTGGTGGCTGGCTACTGGGCTGACTGCCGTGGTGATGATGGCGCTGACGGCAGTATTCGACTCGTTGATGATCGCCGCGGATCTCTTCCGGTTCGACGAGAACCAGCTGACGGGCATCTACATCGGGCTCGCGCCCATCGAGGACTTCACGTGGCCGCTCGCGGCGGTCGCGCTGATTTCGGCGATCCGCCTGCTCGGCTCGCCGTCTGAAGCACAGCCAGCCCGCTCCCGGTCCCGCGGCATGCAGGGAACCCCGGCGGCCAGGAAGCGATGA
- a CDS encoding aldo/keto reductase: MQIPQRQLGEAGPLISVVGLGCNNFGRKGTVTETLDGTRAVIDAAIEAGITFFDTAEMYGNPPGASEELMGEALRSHDRASVVLASKFGHQAVHTHGAEMWGPKGGRTYIRNALEATLRRLQTDYIDLYQMHNPDPHVPIAETLEALCELIEEGKVRYIGHTTFSAEQLAEANEIASSHGLPPFISAQNEYSLLVRDAESGVLPEVHRAGMGFLPFFPLANGLLTGKYTEADRPEGSRLVQVMPEMLESVDWRQLKDYQDLCDEHGVTMLEATFAWLLAQDSLTSVIAGATSAAQVRANAAAGRTDLPDDVIDAIGDIFPTTGH; the protein is encoded by the coding sequence GTGCAGATTCCACAGCGTCAGCTCGGTGAAGCCGGGCCCCTCATCAGTGTGGTCGGCCTCGGCTGCAACAACTTCGGCCGAAAGGGGACGGTCACCGAGACTCTCGATGGCACCCGCGCCGTGATCGACGCGGCCATCGAGGCGGGCATCACTTTCTTCGACACCGCCGAGATGTACGGCAACCCGCCCGGCGCCAGCGAGGAGCTCATGGGGGAGGCGCTGCGGTCGCACGACCGCGCGAGCGTCGTCCTCGCGTCCAAGTTCGGGCATCAGGCGGTGCACACCCACGGCGCCGAGATGTGGGGGCCGAAGGGTGGCCGCACCTACATCCGCAACGCGCTCGAGGCAACCCTGCGTCGGCTGCAGACCGACTACATCGACCTGTACCAGATGCACAACCCCGATCCGCACGTGCCGATCGCCGAGACCCTCGAGGCACTGTGCGAGCTGATCGAGGAGGGCAAGGTCCGCTACATCGGGCACACCACGTTCTCCGCCGAGCAGCTCGCCGAGGCCAACGAGATCGCCTCGTCGCACGGCCTACCGCCGTTCATCTCGGCCCAGAACGAGTACTCGCTGCTCGTCCGGGACGCCGAGAGTGGCGTGCTGCCCGAGGTGCACCGCGCGGGGATGGGCTTTTTGCCCTTCTTCCCGCTCGCCAACGGCCTGCTGACCGGGAAGTACACGGAGGCTGACCGACCCGAGGGCTCGCGACTGGTCCAGGTGATGCCCGAGATGCTGGAGTCGGTCGACTGGCGTCAGCTGAAGGACTACCAGGATCTCTGCGATGAGCACGGCGTCACGATGCTGGAGGCGACCTTCGCCTGGCTGCTCGCCCAGGACAGCCTGACGTCGGTGATCGCGGGCGCGACCTCCGCCGCGCAGGTACGCGCCAACGCAGCGGCCGGCAGGACCGACCTGCCGGACGACGTCATCGACGCCATCGGCGACATCTTCCCCACCACCGGCCACTGA
- a CDS encoding prenyltransferase has product MSTQTIGAPQPARLGKVLASSRPLSWVNTAFPFGAAYVWAGGGLDAAFWIGCVWFLIPYNLLMYGINDVFDYESDVRNARKGGVEGVVLDKKLHRATLVAAVTSNVPFVIALVLLGSPQSGAVLAISVFAVVAYSAPGLRFKERPFLDSLTSSTHFVSPALFGLTLAQARGASLTWDDGVIAAMAGFFLWGIASHAFGAVQDVRADREAGIGSIGTVLGARYTTWLAAASYIAAGVVLLGVPWPGSLAALLTLPYIANVAPFLGISDADCERSNAGWRRFLWLNFLTGFLLTQLMIFTALR; this is encoded by the coding sequence ATGAGCACCCAGACGATCGGTGCGCCGCAGCCTGCGCGGCTGGGCAAGGTGTTGGCCTCCTCCCGCCCATTGTCGTGGGTGAACACTGCGTTTCCGTTCGGCGCGGCGTACGTCTGGGCAGGGGGCGGTCTGGACGCCGCCTTCTGGATCGGCTGTGTGTGGTTCTTGATCCCCTACAACCTGCTCATGTATGGGATCAACGACGTCTTCGACTACGAATCCGACGTGCGCAACGCGCGAAAGGGCGGCGTGGAAGGCGTGGTGCTGGACAAGAAGCTGCACCGCGCCACCCTCGTCGCCGCGGTTACCAGCAATGTCCCCTTCGTGATCGCGCTGGTTCTGCTCGGCTCGCCCCAGTCGGGTGCGGTCCTGGCGATCAGCGTTTTCGCCGTCGTCGCGTACTCGGCACCGGGATTGCGGTTCAAGGAGCGCCCGTTCCTGGACTCGCTCACCTCGAGCACGCACTTCGTGAGTCCTGCCCTGTTCGGGCTCACCCTGGCGCAGGCCCGCGGCGCAAGCCTCACCTGGGACGACGGGGTGATCGCCGCGATGGCCGGCTTCTTCCTGTGGGGCATCGCCTCCCACGCCTTCGGTGCGGTCCAGGACGTCCGAGCCGACCGGGAGGCCGGAATCGGGTCCATCGGCACCGTGCTCGGTGCCCGGTACACCACCTGGTTGGCCGCGGCGTCGTATATCGCGGCCGGCGTCGTACTGTTGGGGGTGCCCTGGCCCGGCTCGCTGGCCGCGCTGCTCACGCTTCCCTACATCGCGAACGTGGCACCATTTCTGGGGATCAGCGATGCCGACTGCGAGCGCTCCAACGCCGGATGGCGCCGATTCCTGTGGCTGAACTTCCTCACCGGTTTTCTCCTCACGCAGCTGATGATCTTCACCGCGCTGCGCTGA
- a CDS encoding deoxyribodipyrimidine photo-lyase, with product MRTPKGAAVRVMWFRRDLRLRDNPALLAAADDGPVVAIVVLDPRLTGRRSPRVRRYLQSVRALFEQTGGALVVRTGDPAEVIPAVATEAGAHEVHISREYTPYGRRRDTAVAERLAAAGVELIATGGPYAVGPGRVRNRSGAPFKVFTPYARAWRAHGWPRPAPTADPTWATGIYSDPVPTGSPTEPVGESAALARWESFRSEGLAAYAEQRNRPDVDGTSRLSVALKLGELHPRTLLAGVDHARDARFVTELAWREFYADVLWHHPASAWCDLTDALQGMEYDDAPDPVQAWKEGRTGYPIVDAGMRQLLTEHWMHNRVRMITASFLVKDLHVRWQVGARHFLDHLHDGDLASNSHGWQWTAGTGTDAAPYFRVFNPLVQGKRFDPDGGYVRRYVPELRHLAGGTVHEPWRSADGYTHGYPEPIVVHAEERRIALARYHAAR from the coding sequence ATGCGGACGCCGAAGGGGGCAGCCGTGCGCGTGATGTGGTTTCGTCGTGACCTGCGACTGCGTGACAACCCGGCGTTGCTCGCCGCGGCGGACGACGGCCCGGTGGTCGCCATCGTTGTCCTCGATCCCCGACTGACCGGCCGCCGCTCACCTCGCGTACGGCGTTACCTGCAGTCGGTCCGCGCGCTGTTCGAGCAGACCGGTGGAGCGCTCGTCGTCCGGACCGGCGACCCTGCCGAGGTGATCCCGGCCGTCGCCACCGAAGCCGGTGCTCACGAGGTGCACATCAGCCGTGAGTACACGCCGTACGGCCGGCGCCGGGATACCGCCGTGGCCGAACGACTCGCCGCGGCGGGTGTCGAGCTGATCGCGACCGGCGGGCCGTACGCCGTGGGCCCCGGCCGGGTACGCAACCGCTCTGGCGCTCCGTTCAAGGTGTTCACGCCGTACGCCCGCGCCTGGCGAGCCCACGGCTGGCCGCGCCCGGCGCCGACCGCCGACCCGACGTGGGCGACCGGGATCTACTCGGACCCGGTCCCCACCGGCTCGCCGACCGAGCCCGTGGGTGAGTCGGCCGCGCTCGCCCGATGGGAGAGCTTCCGCAGCGAAGGACTCGCGGCGTACGCCGAGCAGCGCAACCGACCGGATGTCGACGGCACCAGTCGCCTGTCGGTGGCGCTGAAGCTCGGTGAGCTGCACCCGCGCACGCTACTGGCCGGCGTCGACCATGCCCGCGACGCGCGGTTCGTCACCGAGCTTGCCTGGCGGGAGTTCTACGCCGACGTCCTGTGGCACCACCCGGCGTCCGCCTGGTGCGATCTGACCGACGCGTTGCAGGGCATGGAGTACGACGACGCGCCCGACCCGGTGCAGGCGTGGAAAGAAGGCCGCACCGGTTACCCGATCGTCGACGCCGGGATGCGCCAGCTGCTGACCGAGCACTGGATGCACAACCGGGTGCGGATGATCACCGCGTCATTCCTCGTCAAGGACCTCCACGTGCGGTGGCAGGTGGGCGCTCGACACTTCCTGGATCACCTGCACGACGGCGATCTCGCCTCCAACAGCCACGGCTGGCAGTGGACCGCCGGCACCGGGACCGACGCCGCGCCGTACTTCCGAGTGTTCAACCCGCTGGTGCAGGGCAAGCGGTTCGACCCCGACGGCGGCTACGTGCGCCGGTACGTCCCCGAGCTGCGGCACCTCGCCGGGGGCACCGTCCACGAGCCCTGGAGGTCGGCCGACGGGTACACGCACGGCTATCCGGAGCCGATCGTCGTCCACGCCGAGGAGCGCCGGATCGCCCTGGCCCGTTATCACGCCGCCCGCTAG
- a CDS encoding TIGR03557 family F420-dependent LLM class oxidoreductase produces MSRFGYFLSAEDHTPAELIEQAELAQQAGFESLWISDHYHPWNDQQGESAFVWTIIGALAQATDLPITTAVTCPTVRIHPAIIAQAAATSAALLGPDRFILGLGSGEALNEHILGDAWPNAATRLAMLEEAIEIIRELWTGEVVSREGEFYTVDAARIYTLPDQPPPIYVSSFGPKSLELTCRIADGFISTQPDAESVAAFRKAKGKNAPAQVGFKASYAETREQAIDHMYRLWPNDQLPGELAQVLPSPQHFEQASELVTREMVGESPAPLGPDAETHLAAFDDFVDAGFDVVHLSNVGPDYRGFFKLYETEVLPELKKRHGGGRTT; encoded by the coding sequence ATGTCCCGCTTTGGATATTTCCTCTCCGCCGAAGACCACACCCCCGCCGAGCTGATCGAGCAGGCCGAGCTCGCGCAGCAGGCCGGCTTCGAGTCGCTGTGGATCAGCGACCACTACCACCCCTGGAACGACCAGCAAGGCGAGTCTGCCTTCGTCTGGACCATCATCGGCGCGCTCGCGCAGGCCACCGATCTGCCGATCACGACGGCCGTCACCTGCCCGACGGTCCGGATCCACCCGGCGATCATCGCCCAGGCGGCGGCGACGTCCGCCGCGCTGCTCGGGCCCGACCGCTTCATCCTCGGGCTCGGCTCGGGAGAGGCACTCAACGAGCACATCCTCGGCGATGCCTGGCCCAACGCGGCGACCCGCCTGGCGATGCTCGAAGAGGCGATCGAGATCATCCGCGAGCTGTGGACCGGCGAGGTCGTCTCGCGCGAGGGCGAGTTCTACACCGTCGACGCGGCGCGGATCTACACGCTGCCCGACCAGCCCCCACCGATCTACGTCAGCTCGTTCGGACCCAAGTCGCTCGAGCTGACCTGCCGCATCGCCGACGGCTTCATCTCCACGCAGCCGGACGCCGAGTCCGTCGCGGCATTCCGCAAGGCCAAGGGCAAGAACGCCCCGGCCCAGGTCGGGTTCAAGGCGTCGTACGCCGAGACCCGCGAGCAGGCGATCGATCACATGTACCGGTTGTGGCCGAACGATCAGCTGCCAGGAGAGCTCGCGCAAGTGCTCCCCTCGCCGCAGCACTTCGAGCAGGCCTCGGAGCTTGTCACTCGCGAGATGGTCGGCGAGAGCCCGGCGCCGCTCGGACCGGACGCCGAGACCCACCTGGCCGCGTTCGACGACTTCGTGGACGCCGGATTCGACGTCGTCCACCTGTCCAACGTCGGACCGGACTACCGTGGCTTCTTCAAGCTGTACGAGACCGAGGTGCTTCCCGAGCTGAAGAAGCGGCACGGAGGAGGGAGAACGACGTGA
- a CDS encoding glycosyltransferase family A protein — protein MRPTISVVIPVRDDAEELRCCLALLAEQSLPPDEIVVVDNGSTDRSAQVARDAGARVVEEPRPGIPYAAAAGYDAATQEVIARLDADSRPGPDWVRVVADAMADPGIDAITGPGRFHDLHPMVRHPAAALYLGLYFALGGLAIANVPLWGSSMAIRASVWRRVGAKVHRHLDVHDDMDLGFVLGPRARIRFITRLRVDVSGRSLRGRTQLRRRMRRAVVTLRANWRITPPWTRWRRRICR, from the coding sequence ATGAGACCCACCATCTCCGTGGTCATCCCGGTGCGCGACGACGCTGAGGAGCTGCGCTGCTGTCTGGCGCTGCTGGCCGAGCAGTCACTCCCGCCGGACGAAATCGTCGTGGTCGACAACGGTTCCACCGACCGGTCCGCGCAGGTCGCGCGCGATGCGGGCGCCCGCGTCGTGGAGGAGCCGCGGCCGGGAATCCCCTACGCAGCGGCCGCAGGCTATGACGCGGCGACCCAGGAGGTCATCGCGAGGCTCGACGCCGACTCACGGCCCGGACCGGACTGGGTCCGGGTGGTCGCCGACGCGATGGCCGACCCCGGCATCGACGCGATTACCGGACCTGGTCGTTTCCATGACCTGCATCCCATGGTGCGGCATCCCGCCGCAGCGCTGTATCTGGGCCTGTACTTCGCGCTGGGCGGGCTGGCGATCGCCAACGTGCCGTTGTGGGGCTCCAGCATGGCGATCCGCGCGAGCGTGTGGCGCCGCGTGGGGGCGAAGGTGCACCGCCACCTCGACGTCCACGACGACATGGATCTCGGCTTCGTGCTCGGCCCGCGGGCTCGGATCCGATTCATCACCAGGCTGCGCGTGGACGTCTCCGGACGCTCGCTGCGAGGCCGAACCCAGCTGCGCCGGCGGATGCGCCGTGCGGTCGTCACGCTGCGGGCGAACTGGCGTATCACGCCGCCGTGGACCCGCTGGCGGCGGCGAATCTGTCGATGA
- a CDS encoding squalene/phytoene synthase family protein, which translates to MIRLSRDRAQPAPHKLYDEVAEAAADVVLRRYSTSFGLASRLLTGTVRTHVRNIYALVRVADEVVDAPRPGGGVAGRSQLLADLHREVAHAVDTGHSANLVVHAFARTARTCGIDAALYGPFFASMRMDLERTEHDADSLARYIHGSAEVVGLMCLRAFLVDTPDRDRQYERLQDGASRLGAAFQKVNFLRDLGSDVDHLGRRDFPGLDIERFDRATRDRLLDDIEADLEAAAVMIPSLPAGSRRAVCAAHLMFAELACRLRRTDPAVIRSRRVRVPAPRKAQLIAIALARGAA; encoded by the coding sequence GTGATTAGGCTATCGCGAGACCGCGCGCAGCCCGCACCCCACAAGCTGTACGACGAGGTTGCGGAGGCCGCTGCCGACGTCGTCCTCCGCCGGTACTCGACGTCGTTCGGCCTCGCCTCGAGGCTGCTTACCGGCACGGTGCGGACCCACGTGCGCAACATCTACGCGCTGGTGCGGGTCGCCGACGAGGTCGTCGACGCGCCGCGGCCGGGAGGCGGGGTCGCTGGCCGGAGCCAACTGCTGGCCGACCTGCATCGCGAGGTAGCGCACGCCGTCGACACGGGCCACAGCGCGAACCTCGTCGTGCACGCGTTCGCTCGTACCGCCCGCACCTGCGGCATCGATGCGGCGCTGTACGGCCCGTTCTTCGCCTCCATGCGCATGGACCTGGAGCGCACCGAGCACGACGCCGACAGCCTGGCGCGGTACATCCACGGCTCGGCGGAAGTCGTCGGCCTCATGTGCCTGCGCGCGTTCCTTGTCGACACGCCCGATCGCGATCGCCAATATGAGCGGCTGCAGGATGGCGCCTCTCGGCTCGGCGCGGCCTTTCAGAAGGTGAACTTCCTGCGCGATCTGGGCAGCGACGTCGACCACCTCGGCCGGAGGGATTTCCCGGGGCTCGACATCGAGCGATTCGACCGCGCCACCCGGGATCGGTTGCTGGACGACATCGAGGCTGACCTGGAGGCGGCGGCGGTCATGATCCCGAGCCTGCCCGCCGGAAGTCGGCGGGCGGTCTGCGCCGCGCACCTGATGTTCGCCGAGCTGGCGTGTCGGCTGCGACGAACCGACCCAGCCGTGATCCGGTCCCGGCGGGTACGTGTCCCCGCGCCGCGCAAAGCGCAGCTGATCGCCATCGCCCTGGCCCGCGGAGCGGCCTGA